A single region of the Bdellovibrio sp. GT3 genome encodes:
- a CDS encoding PilZ domain-containing protein, with the protein MTSLARYHGRSPRFILQTEDESIVRVAGPKQVPWEEGTSIKNVSLTGLAFTAPDDLCPILGEVIKIQFTPPGSRQMACYAIVTRLDSIANSQTLVGVHFYKMEMTQRIVLAQGLARRFRENQERGQIDEMLNKQPGPMSLLHFPQLMMMGVVALLWGAVIFSSLKFQYEDIFSFFAGIF; encoded by the coding sequence ATGACATCACTCGCACGCTATCACGGCAGATCTCCCCGATTTATTCTTCAAACAGAGGATGAGAGCATCGTACGTGTAGCGGGTCCGAAGCAAGTCCCTTGGGAAGAAGGAACTTCGATCAAGAATGTGTCACTGACGGGACTGGCATTCACGGCTCCCGACGACCTATGCCCTATTTTAGGCGAAGTCATCAAGATCCAATTCACTCCACCGGGTTCACGTCAAATGGCGTGTTACGCCATTGTTACTCGTCTGGATAGCATTGCAAATTCTCAAACACTGGTTGGCGTTCATTTCTATAAAATGGAAATGACCCAAAGAATCGTATTGGCGCAAGGTTTGGCCCGTCGATTCCGTGAAAACCAGGAACGTGGGCAAATCGATGAAATGCTGAACAAACAACCCGGCCCCATGAGTTTGCTGCACTTCCCGCAACTGATGATGATGGGGGTTGTGGCACTTCTTTGGGGTGCGGTGATCTTTAGTTCACTGAAATTTCAGTACGAAGATATCTTTTCATTCTTCGCTGGCATCTTTTAA